One part of the Dermacentor silvarum isolate Dsil-2018 unplaced genomic scaffold, BIME_Dsil_1.4 Seq638, whole genome shotgun sequence genome encodes these proteins:
- the LOC119435339 gene encoding piggyBac transposable element-derived protein 2-like, producing the protein MIPRGLHHKVYFDNYFNCPSLQVYLKRDAVHCIGTVRINRVPGVNMPSEQEMKKKGRGHFEERVAVVDGIELSCTRWQDNRAVTLLSSFVGTQPVGNASRYDRQKKERSEIPCPSVITVYNKHMGGVDLLDSLISLYRPYLRSKRYYFRVFLHVLDLTAVNAWLLYKRNALTDPDEHTGKLLPLAEFKMDLATSLCKAGKKQLKKRGRPSNGSVEQGIEMKKKRGPSAPTPTQDVRLDEVGHWVFWSQKRQRCKFPGCTGICMTYCSKCGNHLCCTSKNNCFFLFHTKT; encoded by the exons ATGATTCCGAGAGGACTACACCACAAAGTGTACTTCGACAACTATTTCAACTGCCCAAGTTTGCAAGTGTACTTAAAACGAGATGCTGTACACTGCATTGGTACGGTGCGGATCAATCGGGTCCCCGGAGTGAACATGCCTTCTGAGcaggaaatgaagaaaaaaggaagaggaCATTTTGAGGAGAGAGTTGCGGTTGTAGATGGCATTGAACTGTCATGTACAAGGTGGCAAGATAACAGAGCTGTGACCTTGCTTTCCTCCTTTGTTGGAACACAGCCTGTTGGAAATGCATCAAGATATGATCGACAAAAAAAGGAGCGGAGTGAAATACCATGCCCTTCGGTCATCACAGTCTACAACAAGCACATGGGAGGCGTCGATCTATTGGACTCCCTCATCTCCCTGTATCGTCCCTACCTGAGGTCAAAGCGATATTACTTTCGTGTTTTTCTCCATGTTCTTGACTTGACAGCCGTCAATGCTTGGTTGCTGTACAAGAGGAATGCCCTGACCGACCCTGATGAGCACACAGGAAAGCTCCTTCCCTTGGCAGAATTCAAGATGGACCTCGCTACGTCACTATGCAAGGCTGGCAAGAAGCAGCTCAAAAAGCGAGGAAGACCTAGCAATGGGTCTGTGGAACAGGGCatcgaaatgaagaaaaaaaggggACCGTCAGCACCTACTCCTACTCAGGATGTCAGGCTAGATGAG GTTGGTCACTGGGTTTTTTGGAGCCAGAAGCGGCAGCGCTGCAAGTTTCCTGGCTGCACGGGAATCTGCATGACGTACTGCTCGAAGTGTGGGAACCACCTTTGCTGCACAAGCAAGAACAATTGCTTCTTTTTGTTCCACACTAAAACATGA
- the LOC119435340 gene encoding cytochrome P450 CYP12A2-like, translating into MSGYMIPKNTVLRTEMFVSGRLEENFTRASEFIPDRWLRANGDRAGELLEEWTHHPFASLPFSTGVRMCIGRRIAEMELSVLIAKVLERFRVENHHGDIGFLSQLTSRPKKPARFRFIEL; encoded by the exons ACAGTCTTGCGGACCGAAATGTTTGTCAGTGGGAGACTGGAAGAGAACTTCACAAGAGCTTCTGAATTCATCCCAGACCGCTGGCTTCGTGCCAACGGTGATCGGGCCGGTGAACTTCTGGAAGAGTGGACGCATCACCCTTTCGCTTCCCTACCATTCAGCACTGGTGTACGGATGTGCATCGGACGAAGAATAGCCGAGATGGAGCTCTCTGTACTTATTGCAAAG GTGCTGGAAAGATTCAGAGTGGAGAATCACCATGGGGACATTGGCTTCCTTTCACAGCTTACAAGTCGCCCAAAAAAACCGGCCAGATTCCGCTTCATTGAACTCTAG